A section of the Acidimicrobiales bacterium genome encodes:
- a CDS encoding tyrosine-type recombinase/integrase, translating to MTIPLAPRTARAVDLAIGDRLDGPIFVDVSGARLRRDAAARMVRRLARRAGIAKRIGPHSLRHSFITAALDAGVPLRDVQEAASHADPRTTMRYDRARQSLDRHAIYIVATFVAGASRGDAGPASRHR from the coding sequence GTGACCATCCCGCTGGCACCCCGTACGGCCCGGGCCGTCGACCTGGCCATCGGCGACCGACTCGACGGCCCCATCTTCGTGGATGTCTCCGGCGCCCGTCTGCGTCGCGATGCGGCAGCCAGGATGGTGCGCCGCCTGGCCAGGCGGGCCGGCATCGCGAAGCGGATCGGCCCCCACAGCCTGCGGCACTCCTTCATCACCGCCGCCCTCGATGCCGGCGTGCCGCTGCGTGACGTGCAGGAGGCGGCCTCCCATGCCGACCCCCGCACCACCATGCGCTACGACCGGGCCCGCCAGTCCCTGGACCGTCACGCCATCTACATCGTGGCCACCTTCGTGGCCGGCGCCTCCCGGGGCGACGCCGGCCCCGCTTCTCGGCACCGGTAG